Proteins encoded together in one Camelina sativa cultivar DH55 chromosome 9, Cs, whole genome shotgun sequence window:
- the LOC104711228 gene encoding phosphatidate cytidylyltransferase, mitochondrial-like isoform X1, with protein METTQRDELSSFLNVLPPVDFCCIYGSTLHPNNQDKSKMVDYILGVSDPMKWHSENLKMNSDHYASWMVHLGGARLITNVADKVGVGVHFNPFVNWNDRKLKYGVVRMNDLVQDILDWNRFYLSGRLQKPVHLLVDNLDIEDVNSVNKRAAISAALLLLPPKFTEEDLYAKICSLSYMGDLRMFFAEDTNKVNKIVKGQFDLFQSMYKPFLEECETKNFLRSSSAEASHTRLVQDSSVSATRSLVSSLPASVRSQMGKSLGEKKIVSETGRVTGEVCIGSREEAAKCMEKVMRRRVMVSSGRQAVSGFLAAGAINATMYLSQKMRKAWNSRA; from the exons ATGGAAACGACTCAAAGAGATGAGCTTTCTAGCTTTTTGAATGTTCTTCCTCCGGTTGATTTCTGTTGTATCTATGGTTCGACATTGCACCCTAATAACCAAGATAAG TCTAAAATGGTGGACTATATACTTGGAGTCTCTGATCCTATGAAATGGCACTCTGAG AATCTGAAAATGAATTCAGATCATTATGCTTCATGGATGGTTCACCTTGGTGGAGCTAGGCTG ATTACGAACGTTGCTGATAAAGTAGGAGTTGGAGTTCACTTCAATCCATTTGTCAATTGGAACGACAGG AAACTCAAGTATGGGGTTGTTCGGATGAACGACCTAGTACAGGACATACTGGATTGGAATAGGTTCTACTTGAGTGGCCGTTTACAAAAACCG GTTCATTTGCTTGTTGATAATCTGGACATAGAAGATGTGAATTCTGTTAATAAGAGAGCTGCGATATCTGctgctcttcttctcttgccaCCAAAATTCACCGAG GAAGATCTTTACGCCAAAATATGCAGCCTTTCCTACATGGGAGACTTGCGTATGTTTTTTGCAGAGGACACTAATAAG GTGAACAAAATTGTGAAGGGACAGTTTGATCTATTCCAGTCAATGTATAAGCCTTTTCTTGAAGAGTGTGAGACCAAAAACTTTTTGAGATCCTCATCGGCTGAAGCTAGTCACACTAGATTAGTTCAG GATTCTAGCGTTTCAGCAACACGTTCGCTGGTCTCTTCTCTCCCTGCATCAGTGAGAAGCCAAATGGGGAAGTCACTCGGGGAGAAGAAAATAGTCAGTGAAACAG GTAGAGTTACGGGAGAAGTTTGTATAGGTTCAAGAGAAGAAGCTGCGAAATGTATGGAGAAAGTAATGAGGCGACGGGTAATGGTTTCAAGCGGAAGACAAGCTGTGTCTGGTTTCTTGGCTGCTGGAGCTATTAATGCAACCATGTATCTTTCCCAAAAGATGCGTAAAGCTTGGAACTCTCGGGCGTGA
- the LOC104711228 gene encoding phosphatidate cytidylyltransferase, mitochondrial-like isoform X2 → MVHLGGARLITNVADKVGVGVHFNPFVNWNDRKLKYGVVRMNDLVQDILDWNRFYLSGRLQKPVHLLVDNLDIEDVNSVNKRAAISAALLLLPPKFTEEDLYAKICSLSYMGDLRMFFAEDTNKVNKIVKGQFDLFQSMYKPFLEECETKNFLRSSSAEASHTRLVQDSSVSATRSLVSSLPASVRSQMGKSLGEKKIVSETGRVTGEVCIGSREEAAKCMEKVMRRRVMVSSGRQAVSGFLAAGAINATMYLSQKMRKAWNSRA, encoded by the exons ATGGTTCACCTTGGTGGAGCTAGGCTG ATTACGAACGTTGCTGATAAAGTAGGAGTTGGAGTTCACTTCAATCCATTTGTCAATTGGAACGACAGG AAACTCAAGTATGGGGTTGTTCGGATGAACGACCTAGTACAGGACATACTGGATTGGAATAGGTTCTACTTGAGTGGCCGTTTACAAAAACCG GTTCATTTGCTTGTTGATAATCTGGACATAGAAGATGTGAATTCTGTTAATAAGAGAGCTGCGATATCTGctgctcttcttctcttgccaCCAAAATTCACCGAG GAAGATCTTTACGCCAAAATATGCAGCCTTTCCTACATGGGAGACTTGCGTATGTTTTTTGCAGAGGACACTAATAAG GTGAACAAAATTGTGAAGGGACAGTTTGATCTATTCCAGTCAATGTATAAGCCTTTTCTTGAAGAGTGTGAGACCAAAAACTTTTTGAGATCCTCATCGGCTGAAGCTAGTCACACTAGATTAGTTCAG GATTCTAGCGTTTCAGCAACACGTTCGCTGGTCTCTTCTCTCCCTGCATCAGTGAGAAGCCAAATGGGGAAGTCACTCGGGGAGAAGAAAATAGTCAGTGAAACAG GTAGAGTTACGGGAGAAGTTTGTATAGGTTCAAGAGAAGAAGCTGCGAAATGTATGGAGAAAGTAATGAGGCGACGGGTAATGGTTTCAAGCGGAAGACAAGCTGTGTCTGGTTTCTTGGCTGCTGGAGCTATTAATGCAACCATGTATCTTTCCCAAAAGATGCGTAAAGCTTGGAACTCTCGGGCGTGA
- the LOC104711229 gene encoding transcription factor bHLH47-like, producing the protein MVSKSPSTSSDEANATTADERCKKGKVPKRINKAVRERLKREHLNELFIELADTLELNQQNSGKASILCEATRFLKDVFGQIESLRKEHASLLSESSYVTTEKNELKEETSVLETEISKLQSEIEAKMNQSKADLITSHAPAYHHHHLYQQQQQPHPELASQFPGLPIFQGPGFQQSASTLHPPATVLVLPIQPDHQTQDISNMTGHVQTQTPLIYNNTSNVSKPCPRYASAADSWSSRLLGERLKANE; encoded by the exons ATGGTATCGAAATCTCCTTCCACATCTTCTGATGAAGCAAATGCTACTACTGCTGATGAAAG GTGTAAAAAAGGTAAAGTACCCAAAAGGATTAACAAGGCTGTTCGAGAGAGGCTTAAGCGTGAGCATTTGAATGAGCTTTTCATCGAATTAGCCGATACCCTTG AACTGAATCAACAGAATAGTGGTAAAGCTTCCATACTATGTGAAGCTACTCGATTCTTGAAAGATGTGTTTGGTCAAATCGAGTCTCTTAGAAAGGAGCACGCTTCTCTCCTCTCTGAATCTAGCTAT GTAACCACAGAGAAGAATGAGCTGAAGGAAGAAACTTCAGTGCTCGAGACCGAGATCTCGAAACTACAGAGCGAGatagaagcgaaaatgaatcaGTCGAAAGCCGACTTGATCACCTCTCATGCACCCGCttaccaccatcatcatctttatcaacaacaacaacaaccacatcCTGAACTTGCATCTCAGTTTCCAGGACTTCCCATTTTCCAAGGCCCTGGTTTTCAACAATCTGCTTCAACTCTTCATCCTCCTGCAACAGTTCTTGTCCTACCGATCCAACCTGATCACCAGACACAAGATATTTCAAACATGACAGGGCATGTGCAGACACAAACAcctttaatttataataataccTCAAACGTGAGTAAGCCGTGTCCAAGGTATGCTAGTGCAGCTGACTCATGGTCTTCTCGACTACTTGGAGAGCGGCTGAAAGCCAATGAATGA
- the LOC104711232 gene encoding uncharacterized protein LOC104711232, translating into MANSLCFFSSPPTYCFQSPSKSSKPTHFFSTNGNTSSLVQKSELLQTSTKSQSFEIKATNSTGTKTNSIVCSNCEGEGCVACSQCKGGGVNLIDHFNGQFKAGALCWLCRGKKEVLCGECNGAGFLGGFLSTFDE; encoded by the exons atggcGAATTCACtatgcttcttctcttctcctccgACCTATTGCTTCCAATCTCCTAGCAAAAGTTCAAAGCCTACTCACTTCTTCTCAACCAATGGTAACACCTCGTCCTTGGTCCAGAAGAGTGAGCTGCTTCAGACTTCCACCAAATCCCAAAGCTTTGAGATTAAG GCCACAAACAGTACTGGCACTAAAACAAACAGCATAGTTTGTTCAAATTGTGAAGGGGAGG gttgtgtggcttgttctCAATGCAAAGGAGGTGGTGTGAATTTGATTGATCATTTCAATGGACAGTTTAAAGCTGGTGCACTCTGTTGGCTTTGCAG AGGTAAAAAGGAGGTGTTGTGTGGGGAGTGCAATGGAGCTGGTTTCCTTGGTGGGTTCTTGAGCACCTTCGATGAGTAG
- the LOC104711231 gene encoding uncharacterized protein LOC104711231, whose translation MACFQRNIPTERENEQAIAILKKGAYLLKYGRRGKPKFYPFRLSSDEIYLLWYCGKKEKRLNLSSVTRIIPGQRTAVFRRYPQPTKEYQSFSLIYGDRSLDLVCKDKDEAEFWLTTLRALLSRNNSSALVLHSRSRSLAPDNGEQSSTSKNFTSNIRSVSSDTSYEEHAKKASGSHSNTPQRLGKVFSEVLSQTAVLKALSLDELIHKPHTSLPEAIENRSTNHSPAVDLCKYSISSAVSSSSQGSSFEDLKSLCDVFVWGESIGDGLLGGGMHKSSSSSSLTTESFLPKVLKSHVALDAQSISCGTNYAVLVTKQGQLYSWGDESGGRLGHGVCSYVPHPKLIDEFDGATVESADCGEFHTCAVTASGDLYAWGDGAHNAGLLGLGSEASHWKPVRILGQMEGINVRTISCGPWHTTFVTSEGKLFTFGDGTFGALGHGDRISTNIPREVDALSGCRTIKTACGVWHSAAVVSVFGEATSSGKLFTWGDGDDGRLGHGDIESRLIPSCVTELDTTSFQQVACGQSITIALSVSGQVYAMGIADPSQDNAVRAPSCIEGGLGKSFVQEVACGFHHIAVLNAKAEVYTWGKGSNGQLGHGDTEHRSTPTLVKALKGKQVRKVVCGSNYTATICLHKPITGTDSSRCSGCRHPFNYMRKLHNCYNCGSVFCNSCTSKKSLAAAMAPKTNRPYRVCDDCYIKLEGVRESLITPASSARFSNASLQSSCNEMDDIGITPQRQLIRVDSFDFFRQTKIPDLKTIGETSGASCSSSSHSNLDTKGSFNMKGIRQLSRLTSFDSVSQEGKQRTKHCASKSDTSSLIRHSVTSGIPFSRRGSVELFPLSIKSSPVESVATTSDFTADITDHDLLQEGPKKSNQCLSHEISVLKAQVEELTLKSKELEDELGMTSKKLEVAVLMAQDDAEKIKSSEEIVRSLTLQLMNATKNEVDNTKRRRSSF comes from the exons ATGGCTTGTTTCCAGAGAAATATTCCCACAGAGAGGGAGAATGAGCAG GCGATAGCAATTCTGAAGAAAGGGGCCTATCTATTGAAATACGGACGCCGTGGGAAGCCTAAATTCTACCCTTTTCGGCTTTCAAGC GATGAAATATATTTGTTGTGGTATTGTGGCAAAAAGGAGAAACGTCTTAACCTGAGTTCTGTGACAAGGATCATACCTGGACAGCGAACT GCAGTTTTCCGACGATATCCTCAACCAACCAAGGAATATCAATCATTCTCTCTTATATATGGCGACCGATCTCTGGATTTG GTATGTAAGGACAAGGATGAAGCTGAGTTCTGGCTCACTACCCTTCGAGCTCTTCTCTCACGAAACAACTCTTCTGCATTGGTACTTCACTCAAGAAGCCGTAGTCTTGCTCCTGACAATGGAGAACAGAGTAGTACGAGCAAGAACTTTACGTCCAACATTAGATCCGTCAGCAGTGACACAAGCTACgag GAACATGCAAAAAAGGCCTCAGGATCTCACAGCAACACTCCACAGAGACTGGGGAAAGTTTTCTCAGAGGTTTTGTCACAAACTGCAGTACTAAAGGCACTCTCTTTGGACGAACTGATCCATAAACCTCATACTTCGCTTCCAGAGGCTATAGAGAATCGATCTACTAATCACTCCCCTGCCGTTGATCTATGTAAATATAGCATTTCCAGCGCAGTGAGCTCATCAAGTCAAGGATCTTCATTTGAAGACTTGAAGTCTCTCTGTGATGTCTTCGTTTGGGGAGAAAGTATTGGAGATGGGCTATTAGGAGGTGGTATGCACAAAAGTAGCAGCAGCTCTTCTCTAACGACCGAGTCTTTTTTGCCCAAAGTCCTGAAATCACATGTGGCACTTGATGCCCAGAGTATTTCTTGCGGCACCAATTATGCAGTGTTAGTCACAAAGCAGGGACAGCTGTACAGCTGGGGAGACGAATCTGGTGGAAGGTTAGGACACGGAGTTTGTTCCTACGTTCCACATCCAAAACTTATTGATGAATTTGACGGAGCAACTGTGGAGTCAGCTGACTGTGGAGAATTTCATACTTGTGCTGTAACAGCCTCAGGGGATTTATATGCTTGGGGCGACGGAGCACATAATGCCGGTCTCCTTGGACTTGGTAGTGAAGCTAGCCATTGGAAACCAGTACGCATCCTTGGTCAGATGGAGGGTATAAATGTTAGAACTATATCTTGCGGACCTTGGCATACAACTTTTGTGACATCAGAAGGTAAGCTGTTTACATTTGGTGATGGTACTTTTGGTGCGCTTGGGCATGGTGATCGTATAAGCACAAACATACCTAGAGAAGTCGATGCGCTAAGTGGCTGCAGAACGATAAAGACAGCTTGTGGTGTTTGGCATTCAGCTGCTGTTGTCAGTGTTTTCGGTGAGGCCACATCATCAGGAAAGCTCTTCACTTGGGGTGATGGAGACGATGGGAGACTGGGACATGGTGATATAGAGTCTAGACTAATCCCATCTTGTGTAACTGAACTGGATACAACTAGCTTTCAGCAGGTAGCTTGTGGTCAGAGCATTACCATTGCTCTCTCTGTGTCTGGACAAGTTTACGCAATGGGAATTGCTGATCCGAGTCAAGATAATGCTGTGAGAGCTCCTTCTTGCATTGAAGGGGGTCTAGGAAAGAGTTTTGTCCAAGAAGTGGCTTGCGGGTTTCACCATATCGCGGTTTTGAACGCAAAAGCTGAGGTCTACACTTGGGGCAAAGGATCAAACGGACAGCTCGGGCACGGAGACACCGAACATAGAAGCACGCCGACTCTTGTGAAAGCTTTGAAAGGTAAACAAGTGAGGAAAGTGGTGTGTGGTTCTAATTACACAGCAACCATTTGTCTTCACAAACCAATTACGGGTACTGACAGTTCTAGGTGCTCCGGTTGTCGCCATCCTTTTAACTACATGAGGAAGCTCCACAACTGTTATAACTGTGGGAGTGTCTTCTGTAATTCATGCACTAGTAAGAAATCCTTAGCAGCAGCCATGGCTCCCAAAACGAACAGGCCTTACCGTGTTTGTGATGACTGCTATATCAAACTCGAAGGAGTTAGAGAATCTTTAATAACCCCGGCGAGTAGTGCTAGATTTTCAAATGCAAGTCTACAATCTAGCTGTAACGAGATGGACGACATTGGCATAACACCGCAGCGTCAGCTTATTAGGGTGgattcatttgatttcttcagaCAAACTAAGATCCCGGACCTGAAAACCATTGGTGAAACTTCAGGAGCAAGCTGCTCATCGTCGAGTCACTCAAATCTGGATACTAAAGGTAGTTTTAACATGAAAGGCATACGGCAACTCTCCAGGCTTACCTCTTTTGATTCAGTTAGCCAAGAAGGCAAACAACGCACCAAGCATTGCGCTTCAAAATCAGACACATCCTCTCTTATAAGACACTCAGTGACTTCTGGTATCCCGTTTTCACGTCGAGGTTCTGTTGAGTTGTTTCCTTTGTCGATAAAATCCAGCCCGGTTGAATCTGTTGCTACAACTTCCGACTTCACCGCCGACATTACAGATCATGATTTACTACAAGAAGGTCCCAAGAAATCCAATCAGTGCCTGAGCCATGAAATATCAGTACTCAAAGCACAG GTGGAAGAGCTTaccctaaaatcaaaagaaCTAGAAGATGAACTGGGAATGACTTCAAAGAAACTCGAAGTTGCGGTGTTAATGGCGCAGGATGATGCAGAGAAGATCAAATCTTCAGAAGAGATAGTTAGGTCCCTAACTCTGCAG ttgATGAACGCAACCAAGAACGAAGTAGACAATACAAAGAGACGCCGAAGCtcattttga
- the LOC104711230 gene encoding pectinesterase 1-like produces the protein MESINTLKGYDKVSDQENQIHHHSPLPKPPSSSYRKTLIATVSVVSLLIILAVVALTTGAFTHSPSPPHHPPISSASLKTVCAVTRYPETCFDSLSSSLNESDSKLSPESILELSLRAASKEVSRLSLSFRSINDMPEDAAVGDCVKLYTDALSQLNESVSEIEKEKKKGGNWLTKEVVGDVKTWISAAMTDGDTCSDGIEEMGTVVGNEIKKEMEMANQMMSISLAIVSQMKKLLVILH, from the coding sequence ATGGAGTCGATCAACACCTTGAAAGGCTACGACAAAGTATCAGATCAAGAAAAccaaattcatcatcattccCCACTTCCCaaaccaccatcatcatcttaCCGTAAAACCCTAATCGCCACCGTCTCAGTCGTATCTCTTCTCATAATCCTCGCCGTTGTAGCTTTAACCACCGGGGCTTTCACTCACTCTCCTTCTCCTCCCCACCATCCTCCTATCTCCTCCGCCTCTCTCAAGACAGTCTGCGCCGTGACTCGTTACCCAGAGACTTGTTTCgattctttgtcttcttctctcaacGAATCTGATTCGAAACTGAGCCCTGAATCAATCCTGGAGCTTTCTCTTCGAGCCGCGTCTAAGGAAGTCTCGAGACTCTCTCTGTCTTTCCGATCAATCAACGATATGCCTGAGGACGCGGCGGTTGGTGATTGTGTGAAGCTTTACACCGACGCGCTGAGTCAACTCAACGAGTCGGTGTCTGAGatcgagaaggagaagaaaaagggaGGGAACTGGTTGACGAAAGAAGTCGTCGGAGATGTCAAGACGTGGATCAGCGCCGCCATGACCGACGGTGATACTTGTTCCGATGGGATTGAAGAAATGGGAACAGTTGTGGGGAATGAGATCAAGAAAGAGATGGAGATGGCTAATCAGATGATGAGTATTAGCTTGGCCATTGTTAGCCAAATGAAGAAGCTTTTGGTGATACTTCACTAA
- the LOC104711233 gene encoding microtubule-associated protein RP/EB family member 1A, with protein sequence MATNIGMMDSAYFVGRNEILTWINDRLHLNLSRVEEAASGAVQCQMLDMTFPGVVPMHKVNFDAKNEYDMIQNYKVLQDVFNKLKITKPLEINRLVKGRPLDNLEFLQWLKRFCDSINGGIMNENYNPVERRSRGGKERSVKGVNKIPKSLQTNNNHPPSNSSSVGLTKASGPKLAKAAEVQALSKELADLKISTDLLEKERDFYFSKLRDVEILCQTPELDDLPIVVAVKKILYATDANESVLEDAQEYLNQSLGVEAAAEAEAEAEEEGNGEQEEEEEEEEKTQA encoded by the exons atgGCGACGAACATTGGAATGATGGATAGTGCTTACTTCGTCGGAAGAAACGAGATTCTCACTTGGATTAATGATCGTCTTCACCTCAATCTCTCTCGCGTCGAAGAG GCTGCATCTGGTGCTGTGCAATGTCAGATGCTTGATATGACCTTTCCAGGAGTTGTCCCAATGCACAAG GTTAACTTTGATGCAAAGAACGAGTACGACATGATACAAAACTACAAGGTCCTGCAAGATGTGTTCAACAAGCTGAAAATTACAAAG CCATTGGAAATTAACAGGCTTGTCAAAGGCCGACCGTTGGATAACTTGGAGTTTCTGCAATGGCTGAAGCGTTTCTGTGATTCCATTAATGGTGGCATTATGAATGA GAACTATAATCCGGTGGAACGAAGATCAAGAGGTGGTAAAGAGAGGAGTGTCAAGGGAGTTAACAAGATTCCAAAGTCCCTGCAAACTAACAATAATCATCCTCCATCCAATTCCAGTTCGGTTGGTCTTACCAAAGCCTCAG GGCCCAAGCTAGCAAAAGCAGCTGAAGTGCAGGCTTTGTCAAAGGAG CTTGCAGATCTCAAGATCTCTACTGATCTCTTGGAAAAGGAAAGAGACTTTTACTTCTCCAAGCTCCGGGATGTTGAGATACTCTGCCAAACTCCTGAACTAGATGATCTTCCG ATAGTGGTAGCAGTGAAGAAGATACTGTATGCAACCGATGCAAATGAATCTGTACTAGAAGACGCTCAAGAGTACTTAAACCAGTCCCTAGGAGTTGAAGCTGCagctgaagctgaagctgaagctgaagaGGAAGGAAAcggagaacaagaagaagaagaagaagaagaagaaaagactcAAGCCTAA
- the LOC104711234 gene encoding RINT1-like protein MAG2: MDAIKPLPQVSSFSASVFSYLDDRFRDAGDLSHSPGLVSELQTEISELDQRLAVLNRQLESGLASYASFSDRVGGLFVEVNAKLAHLSSSSTYVPRSPSDGGNEKEETTTEHVAGEELPSLAKEVAQVESVRAYVETALKLDTLVGDIEDAVMSSMNKNLRTSRSSGFEEVRLHAIKTLKTTEDILSSVARRHPRWARLVSAVDHRVDRALAMMRPQAISDYRALLSSLGWPPQFSTLTSASKSEDVHNPLFTMEGSLKSQYCGNFHALCSLQGLQLQRKSRQLGSHKGENVLFHQPLWAIEELVNPLTVASQRHFTKWSEKPEFIFELVFKITKDYVDSMDELLQPLVDEAKLAGYSCREEWVSAMVISLSLYLVKEIFPTYVGQLSEATESDLRSEAKVSWLHLIDLMISFDKRVQSLVSQSGILSLQEDGNLLRISSLSVFCDRPDWLDLWAEIELDERLVKFKAEIDYDRNWTVKVQDELISTSNVYRPPIISSIFLQHLSSIIERSKSVPAIYLRARFLRLAAAPTIQKFLDCVLLRCQEAEGLTALTENNDLVKVSNSINAGHYIESVLEEWSEDVFFLEMGTGQHDPQEVPGLENFTEPSEGIFGDEFEKLKKFRLEWINKLSVVVLRGFDARTRDYIKNRKQWQEKKDKEWTVSRTLVGALDYLQGKTSIVEENLNKADFTAMWRSLASEIDRLFFNSILMANVKFSNDGVERFKEDMEVLYGVFRAWCVRPEGFFPKLSEGLMLLKMEEKQVKDGLSRGAKWLRENGVRYLSEAEAKKVAKSRVFS, from the exons ATGGACGCGATCAAACCACTTCCTCAAGTCTCGAGCTTCTCCGCTTCGGTATTTAGCTACCTAGATGACAGGTTCAGAGACGCCGGAGATCTCTCACATTCTCCGGGTCTGGTTTCCGAGTTACAGACCGAGATTTCCGAATTGGATCAGAGATTGGCCGTATTAAATCGCCAGCTAGAGTCAGGTCTCGCTTCTTACGCTTCGTTTTCAGATCGCGTCGGTGGTCTATTTGTCGAGGTTAATGCAAAATTGgctcatctctcttcttcttctacctacGTTCCGCGTTCCCCGTCAG ATGGCGGAAATGAGAAGGAGGAGACGACGACGGAGCATGTAGCTGGAGAGGAGCTTCCTTCATTAGCAAAGGAAGTAGCACAAGTTGAGTCTGTGCGGGCTTATGTTG AGACTGCACTAAAACTTGATACTCTAGTGGGTGATATTGAGGATGCTGTGATGTCTTCTATGAATAAAAACTTGAGAACATCACGGTCAAGTGGTTTTGAA GAAGTGCGTCTACATGCTATCAAAACGCTTAAAACTACTGAAGATATATTGAGTTCCGTGGCAAGGAGACATCCTCGGTGGGCACGTCTTGTTTCTGCTGTTGATCACCGAGTAGATAGAGCTTTAGCCATGATGCGACCTCAAGCAATTTCTGATTATAGAGCCTTGCTTTCGTCTCTTGGATGGCCACCTCAGTTTTCTACGCTAACTTCAGCTTCGAAGTCAGAAGATGTCCATAATCCGCTTTTCACCATGGAAGGGAGCCTTAAAAGTCAATACTGTGGAAATTTTCATGCCCTGTGCAGCCTGCAGGGGTTGCAGTTGCAAAGAAAGTCACGGCAGCTTGGGAGCCATAAGGGAGAAAATGTTCTTTTCCACCAGCCACTCTGGGCTATTGAGGAGCTGGTCAACCCTCTGACAGTTGCATCGCAGCGACATTTTACAAAGTGGAGTGAAAAGCCTGAGTTCATTTTTGAACTTGTGTTTAAAATCACAAAGGACTATGTCGATTCTATGGATGAGTTGTTACAACCGCTCGTTGATGAAGCAAAATTAGCTGGGTACAGTTGCCGAGAAGAGTGGGTTTCGGCTATGGTTATCTCACTGTCTTTGTACTTAGTGAAAGAGATATTCCCTACATATGTTGGTCAGCTAAGCGAAGCAACTGAATCTGATCTTCGTTCTGAGGCCAAGGTTTCATGGCTCCATCTCATTGACCTGATGATCTCTTTTGATAAGCGAGTTCAGTCTCTGGTATCACAATCAGGAATTCTTTCCCTTCAAGAAGATGGGAATCTTTTGAGAATTTCGTCTCTCTCAGTGTTCTGTGACAGACCTGATTGGCTGGATTTATGGGCAGAGATAGAGTTAGATGAGAGGCTCGTCAAATTCAAGGCAGAGATTGATTACGACAGAAATTGGACTGTGAAGGTCCAAGACGAACTCATCTCCACTTCCAATGTTTACAGACCACCAATTATATCAAGCATCTTTCTGCAGCACTTGTCATCAATTATTGAACGATCCAAATCAGTGCCCGCCATTTACTTGAGGGCAAGGTTCCTGAGACTGGCAGCGGCACCAACAATTCAGAAGTTCTTGGATTGCGTCCTTCTCAGGTGCCAAGAAGCCGAAGGACTAACTGCATTAACCGAGAATAATGATCTAGTTAAGGTCTCAAACTCTATAAATGCTGGTCACTATATTGAATCTGTCTTAGAAGAATGGAGTGAGGATGTTTTTTTCCTTGAAATGGGAACTGGACAGCACGATCCACAGGAAGTTCCAGGACTGGAGAACTTTACGGAACCATCAGAAGGTATTTTCGGAGACGAATTTGAGAAGCTGAAGAAGTTCCGACTTGAGTGGATCAACAAGTTGTCTGTGGTGGTCTTGAGGGGTTTTGATGCACGAACTCGAGACTACATTAAAAACAGAAAGCAATGGCAggagaagaaagacaaagaatGGACGGTGTCAAGGACACTAGTTGGGGCTCTGGACTACTTGCAAGGGAAAACGTCTATAGTAGAAGAAAATCTAAACAAAGCAGACTTTACAGCTATGTGGAGGAGTCTAGCGTCAGAGATAGACAGGTTGTTCTTCAACAGCATCTTGATGGCGAATGTGAAGTTTTCTAATGATGGAGTCGAAAGGTTTAAAGAAGACATGGAGGTTCTATATGGGGTTTTCAGGGCATGGTGCGTTAGACCGGAAGGTTTCTTCCCTAAACTTAGCGAGGGGCTTATGCTTCTGAAGATGGAAGAGAAGCAAGTGAAGGACGGTCTGAGTAGAGGCGCTAAGTGGTTACGCGAGAACGGAGTTCGGTATTTGAGTGAAGCCGAAGCAAAGAAGGTAGCTAAGAGTAGAGTGTTCTCTTAG